CCAGACGCAGCTCGTTGTTGAGCACACCCTGAATGACTTCTTTATAGTCGATTCCGGTTCTCGCATTTCTTTTAAAAAATTCTTTTTTACGCTCTTTTTCCAAGGCTTCCAGCTCTCCAAGCTCTGCCGGGGGAGCCAGCCCGCTCTTCTCATCCAAAGCAGGGTTCGCTATGGAAGTAGATGCGGCGTGAGGTGCCATTCTTGTCTGTTCGTCCTGTTTGATGAGCTTGCTTAGATTGGTGATTTCCCCTGCAATATACTCTTCCTCAAACAGCTCGTTGAACAGCTGGTAAAGCTTCAAGCTTTCATTGTAAAGACCTGCATTGCTGAGAATTTTAGAGACCACGATGAACTTTCCCGAAAACATCATCCGCATTCTGGTATTCATGGAATGCTCCGGCGGTATGATATTGGTGACGATGTTCTTGAACTGAGGTGCGATTTCACTCAGAATATAGTTATATGCGTTGGTAATCGCCAGCTTTTCTTCCATGGAAGTAGCATTGACGCCAGTCACCTTAGCTAAAAGAACATTGTTTACATAATCCGCTTCTTTAACGAACCACCGTTCCAATTTCTCGTATAATATATTTTGTATTCGAGAAAACGGGAGCTGCGGTTTTTCCACACTGCTTAATATCCTATGTATGTGAATGACTTCTTCCGGATTGACCTTCCCGTTTTGCCGGTTGATCATTTCCTTAATGGGGTTTAAAATATTATCCTTAAATTCGTTATATAAAAATGCCATTTTGTTGTTGTCGATGGCCTCAATTTTGTTTCCGCTGAAAAACCCCCAAAACCTTCCTACGGAAACATTTAAAAGTTCATTGATCAAATTTAATAAGATTTTCCACTGTTCTGTTAACGTGAAATTTCTGTCGAATACGCACAGAAAAATATACTGAACCAGAAACGAATTATAATCCGTCGTATTTACACTGCGTTTCTTACTGAAAAATTCCAGGAAATCCCCCTTGTTTCCAAGCCGGGAGGCGATATCCGCATCGGAGAACCAAAAAATCTTATAGACGTAGCTGTCCGCATTTTCCAATGCCCATTCCATGTTTTCAGAGGTTCGATGAGGGGCTCCCAATTTTGTCTTGTCAAATTTGGATTTATATTTTTCAGGAGCACTCTTCCAGTGTTCATAAATTGCCCTCAGTTCTGCTTCATCGCAATAGGTGGAAGCTCCCAGAATTCTATAGGGATTGTTAATAATCATCCCGAATGCGTCGCTGAAATCTTCATTCTTATTTATATTGGACATTAAACTGTCGTATGGAGATTGTCTGATTGCCACAATGATACACCCCTTCTTACTTTGAGTTTCCTTCCTATAATTGTAAAATATTTTTGTGAAATATGCTATACTAAAGTTATAATTTTTATAACTTTAATTTCAATGCAGAAGGAAGGATGTCATGAACATGCGTAAAATAGCGTTTACCGGCGGCCTGCTGATCAACGGAACCGGTAAAAATCCCATTGAAAATTCGTTAGTACTCGTATCGGATAAAAAAATTGAATATGCCGGCATTTTAAAAAATTTTGGCGAAGATTATGAGCAAATTGACATAACGGGTCAGACCGTCATGCCCGGCCTGATCGATACGCATTTACATTTTTCGGGTAATCTCACAGATAACGACAATGATTGGATTCTGGAAGATCCCATACAAAAAACAGTGGTGGCGGTACAGCAGGCTCACGAGTGTTTAGAGCGTGGGCTGACAACAGTGGGCGAAATCTCCCGTTCAGGCCTTCATATCCGAAACATGGTAGAAGCCGGCGTTATGCAGGGTCCCCGCATTGTCGGCACCGGCCTGGGATTTTGCCGTACCGGAGGTCATGGAGACAGCCACAGGCTCCCATCCGGATATAATGACCTGTCCCATCCGTGGGCGGAACGGGTGGATGGCCCTTGGGAGCTTCGGAAAGCGGTAAGAAGAAGGCTTCGTGAAAATCCGGATGCGATTAAAATATGGAGTACCGGAGGCGGAATCTGGCGTTGGGATCAAAAGCTGGATCAGCATTACACCTTTGAGGAAATAAAAGCGGTCGTAGAAGAATGCGACATGGTGGGCATCCCGGTCTGGTCCCATGCGGAGGGATACAGCGGTGCTCTGGATTCTGTCCGGGCAGGCGTCCATCTGATTATTCACGGTCAGACTTTGAACGAGGAATGTTTAGATCGGATGGCCGAAAAGGGCATTTATTTTTGTCCGACCATCCAGTTTCTTCACGAATGGTTCAAGACCTATGCTCCCACATACATTCCCGAGATTCATGATCAGATTCATGATCAGTATGAGGGGGAGACGGTGGCAGAAAAAGAATTGAATCGAGTATATGAAAATCTTCGGAAGGCCCGCTCAAAAGGGATTGGGCTGACCATCGGCTCCGATTCCTTCTGCTCTGCATTAACCCCGTACGGCACAACCGCTATCGGAGAAATCTACTCCTTTGTTGAAAAGGCTGGTATTGCTCCCATGGACGCCATTGTTTCCGCCACGAAAACCGGAGCGGATATGCTGAAGGTCGGACACATAACCGGAACGTTGGAGAAAGGAAAGTTTGCTGATTTGATCGTTATAAAGGGAAATCCGTTGGTAAGAATAAGAGATCTTTCCGCAGAGAATATGAGCGTAATCATGAAGGAAGGCTCTTTTGTCAAATCAATCTGATTTCCTCGTCTGATATTCAATAGAAAATGATATGTCCTATTGAACAAAAAAGAGAATCATTCAGGCTCCGGAACATACCGGAACCAAAATGATTCTCTTTTCTATTGTCCTATAATGTCGGGTCGATACCCGCTTATATTCCCTTTAGAACTCTTTTACTTCGGTTTCTTCTTTAAGGTTCTGATTTTCTTCCTGTGCTTCTTCCTCTTCCTTTTCGGATTCTGCTTCTATGAGTTCTTCCTCTTCCGGCCAGTAAATCTCTTCGCCTTCCTCAAATTCAAAATTCACAGCCGCCATATGGTCTGAAAGCTTTTTATTGGCTGTACCGATACCTACCAAAGCAAATGCCATACCGCCATATAAAGCCAGTGCTTCAAAAATACCCGGCAGCAGCTGTGCCGGTACCAGCTGCTTCATTACTTCTGCAGCCGGATAGCCCTGCATTGCATATTGAGCGACCGTTGTTCTAAATAGAAAAATATCATCTGCCAGTATAGCGATTCCAAGAAGTGCTACAATTGCAGCAATCACGTATAATAGCTTTGAAATAGAAAATTTCTTTGATTTTCCGTAACCCTCTTTGTTTTTGATCGTCATAAAAATTAATCTCCGTTTCTACCATAAAATGGTTATAATAAAAATTTCATATACATTTTATCATTTTAAATCCCTTTTGTGTTGAAAATATGATGAATTAAAGTTTTTTCTTATTCCTCCTGAGGAATCCATATTTTAAATACGGTTTTATGTTCTCGGGTCTGATTCCTCTCAAGGGTGATACGCCCTCCGTGTCCTTCGATAATTTTTTTGCTGATGGACAAGCCTAATCCGGAGCCCTGCGCGCTGTTTCTTGAATCATCCCCCACTACAAAGGGATCAAATATGGACAGGGCAATGTCTTCTGGGATGCCTACGCCATTATCTGCGAAAATAATTTGAACGGCTGCTTTTCCGGTCTGATCATGCTCCTCGGAAACGTGTACAAACAGTTTAGTTCCTTTGGGATTGTGTTTGATGGAGTTGTTTACGATATTATCGAACCCGCGCTTTAATTGAGGGGCGTCAATTTTGCAAAGAGCATGCTTTTCAGGTATGTCCAGCTCCAATTCAAAGCCCTTGTCACTGATCTCCTCATATCTGCCTGCTAAGTATTCCCTCAGAAATTCATATATTTCAATAGGCTGAAGGCTGAAGGAAAAATCCGGATGCTCCAGCTTGCTGTATTCATAAAAGGTATTGATCAGATCGGTCAGTTCAACAGACTTTCCATAAATTTTATTCAAATACTTTTTTTGATTCTCCGGAGCGATCATTTCATCCGCTAAAGCCTTTGCATAACCCTGTATGGTAGTAATGGGCGTTTTTAAATCGTGAGATATATCCGCCAGCATCTTCTGCCTCTGTTCCTCCATTTTTATTTTGGCCTGTTCGCTTTCTCTAAGCTGTTCGGACATATTATTAAAACTGTCACAAATTTGAACGAACTCGGCTGAACCTTTGTATTTTACCTCCTGATTTCTGTCCCCGTCCGCAAAAGCCTGCATGGCATTGCTTAAAGTATACAGCGGCTTTTTTATCTTTCTCGAAAGCCACAGGACAAAGCCAAATATAGATAAAATATAACACAGGATAATGCCGATATCTATGACAATCAGTCCGTGAGAGTACGCTGCAAGGCTTCTCTGATCGGAGAATGTCATATTCATGATGAGCTTATAATCCTTGCCGTCGTTGCCCTCAAATGTATATTTGCTGATTTCCAGATCATCATCCAGGTCATTGGTCAAATAGGTAAATTCTCTTTTGGTATAGTGCCTTTTCTCCGGTGCATTGGTACTGGCCATCACCACATCCCGATTCTGATCAAAAATCTGAAAATAATCGGATCTGCGGTGATTTTCCTCATAGTGTTCTGATTGTACCACCACAAGCGGCTGGTCATCCGGGTCCTTATATCGAGAGCAAAATCTGTACACATTTCCCGTATAATCCTGGATGCATTCCAGTTCGCCCTTGGTATAGACCCCTCTGCTTCTCTTTTGATCACTGGTATAGACCACCTTATTGTTCTTGTCCAGAATTTCAAAATACCCCTTGGGGCCTACCAGTGTATAGGGTTTTACCCGTTCATACTGGCCTTTTTCCAACAATTTCACCGATGAGCTTATATCCCCTTTTGCCATTTTTAAATGCGCCCCCAGTGCTAAAGTTCCCAGCGAAAAAATGGATAGGACTAAAATAACATTTACCACAGTAAATGCAATATAATTTTTTATCAGAAGCGAAAAGAAGCTTCCTTTTTTGCGTTTATCTTTTTTCAATTTTATATCCAAGCCCCCTGATTGTTTTTATATATTCCGGATTTTTGGGATCTCTTTCAATTTTTTCACGAAGCTTTGAAATATGCACCATCATAGTGTTATCATCGCTCTCAAAATATTCGCCGCTTATGGTTTCATAAATCTGTGCTTTCGTATAGACCCTTCCGGGAGCTTTCATGAGCAATAGAATGATTTTATATTCCGTAGGCGTCAGAGAAATCTCTTTTCCGCATTTGGTCAGTTCCAGCTTCTCCGGATCCAGCTCCAGCTCGCCTACGATCATTTTCGTTCCCAGAACGAAGGGCTGCCCGGTCCTGTCGTTCAGTTTATAATACCTTCTTAAAGCGGCCTTGACTCTTGCAATGATTTCCAGCGGATTAAAGGGCTTCGTCATATAGTCATCCGCACCCAGATCCAATCCGATAATTTTATCGCTGTCCAAGTTTTTTGCGGACAGGATGAGAATGGGTATATGACTTACAGCCCGGATCTTTTTGGTCACCTCATATCCGTTCAGCTTTGGCATCATGATATCTAATACCGCTAAATCAATATCCGTTTTACTTAAAATATCCATCGCTTGAAGCCCGTCTCCTGCGGCATATACCTCATAGCCCTCATTCTCCAAATACAGTTTTAAAAGTTCCACTATGGATTCGTCGTCCTCCGCTACAAGAATCTTATACCTCATATTTGCACGCCTCCTTATGACTTTCGGATGGTCTCTCCTGTTCTTCCTTTTGATCCGAGACCTCCGTCCATGTTAATCTTTTATTCTTAATTCTTTCTTTATCTAACCTTAAGATTTCTTAAAATTAAGGAATCCTATTATTTATTTTATCATCTGTTCGGCAATGTTCCAAAACAATTCTCATACTTCCAAATTCTCCCGCATATATTGTGATATCGAACTCATTAGATTGAATCCAATAAATGATAGGGGCGGTGAAGTATTTAATATGAAGGATTACATAGAGGAAAGAGTCCTGGAACTGGCCAGGTACATTCTTGATACAAATTCTACGGTCAGGGCTACTGCTAAAAAGTTCAGGGTCAGCAAAAGTACGGTACATAAAGATATTACGGAAAGACTGCAGGAGATCAATCCGGGGCTCGCCGCTGAAGTAAAGGCAGTTCTGGACACAAACAAAGCGGAACGACATATACGAGGCGGTCTCGCAACAAAGGAAAAATATCATTCCAGATCATCCAAATAGGAAATTAAAAGGCTGTTTAAAAACAAAATATTTTTAAACAGCCTTTTAATGCGTTTTATCAGATCCGTAAATTTTAATGCTATGTTTTCCATTATTTTTTGACTGGTATTGGGCCCTATCCGCATTTCTGTAGAGTCTGTTAAAGTCTATCCCATACTCAGGGAAAAATGCAATTCCAATGGAGCCGCTCACATTTACTTCTTTTCCTTTCTTTGTAAACTTAATTCTGAGCCTGCTGAAAATCACTTCAACCTTTTGCAGGAAATTCTCTTTTGAATAAATAGAAGGAACAAATACAGCGAACTCATCTCCTCCCATTCTTCCGATCACATCTTTTTGATCCAGCACTTCTGTCAAAATTCTGGCAACTCGTATTAAAACCATATCCCCCACATCATGGCCATATGTATCATTTAAATATTTAAAATCGTCCAGATCAATCATAATAAATGCGGCCTGAGCCTTCTCCTGCTTCATCAACCGGCGCACGGCATTTTCAAATGCCGCACGGTTATAGATCTTTGTCAGCGGATCCCTCAGTACCTGTTGCCTTAAATGAAGGAGCCGGAGGATATTATTCACTCTTTTTTGAATGATCTCGGACTCACACGGCATCAGAATCACATCGATGGCTCCCATGCGAACTGCCTGAACAGCCAATTTCTGCTGTCCTTGGTCACAGATCAGTAAAAACAGGAAATTCTCATCCTCTTTAAAATTTTTAATGAAACGGGAAAGGTCTGCGGGTTCATTTCCCCACTTATTTGCTTCCACAACAGCCAATTTCATGTTGGTTCCGTATTTTTCCAATGCGCTTTCATTCTGGATAATATCTGCCTGTTCAACGATATAGCAATCCTTCTTCGAAGTCTTTGATATGGCAGTCAAAAAGACCGGATTATTGCATATAAGTACTATTTTGTTCTTCATATCCATCATTGAAACAATCCCCATCTGAATTTGATTTTTATTAAACAGCATATATTTTTGACCTATACTATATGTCATTATGCACATGATTATATCATATACTTTTTGCATACACAATGTATTTTGTCTATTAAGATGAACACACTATTATTGGAGGAAAAATATGTTTCATACCAGAAGTAAAGATGGATCAAATAATATCTGTGGTAAAAAAATTCGTGCCTTTAGGGAGTCTCAGCCAATGCGGTATTCGCAGCGGATGCTGGCCGACGAAATGCAGCGCAACGGGGTAGACATGGACAAAAACGTCATTCAACGTATTGAAAGCGGAGAGCGTTTTGTCACCGATATTGAATTGAAGGTATTTGCAAAAATATTGGGCATATCCTGTGATGATTTATTAAAATAAGCCTTACTAAAAACCTTGTTAAAGTTCCTAGTAAGGCTTTCTGATTTATTTGCTTCCCTCATTATAAGGATCCTTGTAGACCAGTTTATAATTGTGTTTTAAATAAGGACTTTCGCAGATAATATTGACGGATTTTACATTATCTATCCCGGAAAAAAGGTACTGTGTATTTTTCTGGAGCTGCCTTTCTATATAGAAATTCAATTCGGACGGTGCTCTTTTACTGTAAATTCCGGAAAGATCTCCGTCCTTTTCAGGCCATGCACTTAAAGCTCCGCCGGCTTCCATATCATAGGGCTCCGCCCTCCCGATTTTATAATTCACCGTGATCCCATAGGGCTCTTCCTTCGTTTGCAGCTCCATCCCATTTGTATACTCGTGCAGCGGCAGCAGACCCAGCAGCTTTCCTACCGCACTGGGATCTCCCACATATTGAACCCGGGCATCTTCCAGCACCTGAGGCAGGATCTCCTGCTCATAATAGCCGTCAATCCGGCTCAATACGGAATAATCCATTCCATATTCCGCCAAGGAGCTTTCGTGAAGAAAGCCCAAAAATACAGCTTCATAGGATCCCTCTGCCAAATAACTGTAAAATACGGCATAGCTCTTTTGGTAATGCTTATGCCCTTCCTTAGTCATCTCGAAACCGCCTCCCGCTGTATCCGCATATTTGTCTTTATCCTCCGGGATAAGTTCGTAATCCACCTGATACACTCTGGCGGTGGGGTAAATGATATGCCATGGCACACTTTCTCCCGAAATCACACCCTCGTCTATTATTCCGGGAATGTCCTTTGCCGGTGTTATTTCCTTCAAGCTGTATATTTTAAAAGCTTTAACAGCCCGATCCGGCGGCATTTTAGTGTCAACATAATGTTGAAGATAATCCTGAATCAATTTGGAGACATCGTATGCCCCGCCGGGTACGCCGATGCCCGTTTTCGCATCCGTAAGCATATCCGCTTTCTCTTTCGGTCTGTATTGAGAAGGATCTTCCACCTTTTTCAAAGTCAGAGCGGTCTGTATCAGTTCTTTTCCGGTAATTTTATCATTTTCCGTGCAAAGAACGGGCACAATCCTCGTATACTTACCCGCAATCAAATAGATCTCTGTTCGGATCAGCTTGGAAGCCTTCCAATATTTTACTTGATAGGCCTCCCAAAGTTCAGAAGAATCTACCTCTAGTTTTTTAACCTTTATCTGATCCGCCTTTCCAGAATACGCTCCGGACTGCTTTATCACTTGGTTGATTTTTTGTTCGTAATCTACACTGCCGGACAAACTTTTCACATTGGAATCAGGCAAAGTGGTTTCATTTTCAGCAAGATCCAACATTTTATACGTCAGTTCCACTGTCTGTTTTCCGTTTTTATCATGAAACACCACATTTTCACTGTAGGGCGGCTGTTCCGGTATCACCTCTTCATAATCTTTTCCCCAGGAAAGCGGCACTTCCAGCATATAGGCGCCCCATTCGTTAGCAGGCCCACATACGCTGATAAGCTGCTTTTTCGATGAAATATCCGAGGCGTTCGTCAAACAAAAAACAGACAATATTCCAATCAGCAACAGACCGGCGATGCTTCCCCAAAGCTTAGGACTTTTAAAATACGCCAGCTTCTTGATGCGCCTGCTCACTTCTTTCTCTCCGCTTTCTAAGCCGTTTACAAAAAAGGCCGGGGAATTGGCTGAAACAGTTTTCAAGAGAAGCTCGGCATAGGCCTTTCGTTCTCCCGTAAGCCTTACCGCTCTATAATCGCAGTATACTTCCAAGTCATATTTAAAGGTTTTAAAAGCATACCATGCCAGCGGATTAAACCAGTTAAAGCAAAGCACCGCAATAGCCAGGGCATTCCATATATTATCTTTCCCCTTATAATGGCAAAGCTCATGGTAAAAAACATGCTTTATTTCTTCGGGTTCATATTTTTCGGATATATAAATGACCGGCCTGAATATTCCCGCCAAGATGGGAGAGTCTGCCCCTTCTTTTAAAAGAATCTGCTTACCGCCGATTCCGGCTTGTTCTTGGCATTCATTTAAAATACCCAGCACTTCCGCATCCCGGCACAAGGGCAGGTGCTTCAACCGCCTGAGCAGCCGTCCGTAGGAGAGGAGCAAGCCTGCCGCAAGTACGGCTCCGCCTGCCCAGTACAGGGTCAGGATCCACTTTTCTCCAAACCGAAACCAGCTACTTTCAGGAGATTCACCGAAAGCCTTTTGGTCAGCCCCGCCAGCCGTACCTGAACTGCCGTCCGAAGCTGCTGCCGTATTTTCATCAAGGCCGGTTTCCGCATTCCCCTGATCCGGACGGATTGCCTCCTGCCCTGGACTTATTTGTTGCTCCGTTTTATGATCTATAAAATCCGCATATGTTTCCGACCAGTCCGGAACAAAATTAAAGACGCTGACATCACTTTCAGGCAGCATGGGAGACGCTAGTCTCACCATCAGTATGACCCAGATAAATACATGCCATCCGGGCGTAAATTTATTTTTAAAAATTAATTTTATTGCCAGAATCAAAATGGTCGTCACTGAAAAAATCATCGTCATATGTATTAAAAAATCCATATTCCACCCCTTATCATTTATCCATCTTATCTATAATGCTTCTGAGCTCTTCCCGTTCCCTTTCCGATAAATCCGAATCCTTTGCCAAGGCAGAGACCAGCATGGAAGCAGATCCGTCAAACACCTTTCGAAGAAGCGATTTTACTTCCTTCATCTGGCATTCTTCTTCAACGGCCACCGGATAATACCGAAAGGTATTGGCGGCAGATTTATCGGCCGCTATGGCGCCCTTCTCTGCCAATCGATTGACCAGCGTTCTGACCGTCGTATAGCTCCAGCCGGACCCGCCGGCTTTTCCGGCAATCTCTTTTAAGGTGATATGGGGTGAATCCCAAAGGATTTTCATGATCTTCCATTCCGAATCACTGATACTCATGCTGCTGTTTCTCATACAAAACCTCCCCCTGCTTTGTCCTACTATGCCCTTTCCTTTTTTCTTGAATGCTAAATAGGAAAGAAAATGGACTACAAATGTAATCTTTTTATTTTAGTTTACAATTGTAGTCCTCGTTTGTCAACCTTATTTTATTTTTAGTGCCGCTTTAACAAATTCCCGGAACAGGGGATGCGCCTTATTGGGCCGGCTTTTAAATTCAGGGTGGTACTGAACGCCTATATGGAAGAGATTTCCCGGAAGCTCCACTGCTTCTACCAGCCGTCCGTCCGGCGAGGTTCCGCTGATCTCCATCCCGGCTTTCAAGAAGCGGTCTCTGTAGTCATTGTTAAATTCATATCTGTGTCTGTGCCTTTCCTGTACGATTTCCTTTCCATAGGCCTGAGCCAGAATCGTATGGTCTTTCACCCTGCACGGATATGCACCAAGCCTCATAGTACCGCCTTTTGGAATGTCACCGGACTGATCCGGCATAAAATCGATCACGGAATGTTTTCCCTCCGGTAAAAATTCACTGGAATGAGCATCGGCTATTCCGAGTACATGCCGGGCAAATTCAATCACGGCAATCTGCATGCCAAGGCATATTCCCAGGTACGGAATATCCTTTTCCCGGGCATACCGGGCGGCACAGATCTTTCCTTCTATACCCCGATCCCCAAAGCCTCCCGGCACTAAAATCCCAGCAGCATCGCCTAATTGCGATATAACATTCTTTTCCGTTACTTCTTCCGAATCCACCCATTTTATTTGAATTCGGCTGCCATTTTCATAACCGGCGTGACAAAGTGCTTCTGCCACAGAAAGATATGCGTCGTGCAGCTTCACATATTTGCCGACGATGGCGATCTTCACATCCCGATTTCTCTTTTCGATTCGTTCCAGCATCTGATTCCATTCTGTCATATCGCAAGGACCTGCATTGATTCCCAATTCTCTGCATACAATCCACGAAAAATTACTTTCCTCCAGCATGACCGGTGCCTGGTACAACACCGGCAAGGTGATATTTTCAATAACGCAATCCGGTTTCACATTGCAGAACAGGGAGATTTTCTGACGGATACCTTCGTCAATGGGCTCATCGGCGCGCATCACGATAATATCCGGAGAAATCCCAAGGGAGCGCAGCTCTTTGACCGAGTGCTGAGTAGGCTTTGATTTATGTTCTCCGGAGCTTTTGATATACGGAACCAGCGTCACGTGGATGAATAAACAGTTTTCTTTCCCCACTTCTAAAGATACCTGACGGATGGCCTCCAGAAATGGCTGGCTTTCTATGTCCCCGGTGGTTCCGCCTATCTCGGTTATGATCACTTCGGCCTGACTGGTTTTTCCCACCTTATATATAAAGCTTTTGATCTCATTGGTGATGTGAGGGATGACCTGAACCGTGCTTCCCAGATATTCGCCATTACGCTCCTTTGTCAGAACATTCCAGTATACTTTACCGGTGGTCAAATTGGAGAACTGGTTTAAATCCTCATCTATAAACCGTTCATAGTGCCCTAAATCCAAGTCTGTTTCCGCACCGTCCTCGGTTACAAAGACTTCACCATGCTGATATGGGCTCATGGTTCCCGGATCCACATTAATATACGGATCCAGCTTCTGAGCAGCGACCTTCAAGCCCCTGGACTTTAAAAGCCTCCCCAGGGATGCTGCCGTAATTCCTTTCCCCAGACCGGATACGACACCGCCTGTCACAAAAATATACTTCTTATTCATCTCACTCGCCTCCTTCTAAAAACACGCTATACATAGGAAACGATACTTTCCTACTTAAAAAAAGTGCCCAAAAACTAAAAAAATAAGGTTCAACAGCTCATTTTAGAGAGAAAGAGATACAAGACCCCTCTTCGCCGTCTTCCTTATTACTATTTTGTTCTTGTGCACTTTAAATACTATAAATATTTACTGAATTATTCTACTACAATTTTAAGAAAAAATCTATTATTTTTTTAAATTAATGAAATTTTTTAATTTGCCGTTTTATCTACCCCATCCGAACAATTTCATATATAATGTAGGTAAAACTTACAGTATTACAAATTTATGTTTAGGAGGACTATTCAATGATATTTTTAAGATGTGACTACAGTGAAGGTGCTCATCCCCAGATTTTAGAAGCACTGGTTAAAACGAATATGGAACAGACTGTCGGTTATGGAGAAGATCCTCACTGTATAAATGCCGCTCAAATGATTCGGAAGAGAATTGGAAGAGAGGACGCAGATGTGCACTTCTTCGTAGGAGGAACACAGACGAATTTTACTTCTATCACAGCTTTCCTCAGACCGCATGAGGCCGTAATCGCTCCTGCCAGAGCGCATATCTGCGTGCACGAAACGGGAGCCGTGGAAGCCCGGGGGCATAAAATTGTTACCGTGCCTACGACGGATGCCAAGCTGGATCCCGACCAGATCGACGAAACCATCCGATATCACGAGGATGAACATTTTGTAAAACCGAAAATGGTCTTTATCTCCGACACCACGGAGCTGGGTACCCTTTACAAAAAATCGGAGCTGCAGGAAATCAAAAAAAGATGTGAAAAATACGGCTTATATTTATATTTAGACGGAGCAAGACTGGCATCTGCCCTGACTTCTCCTGAAAACGATATGACGATTGAAGATATTGCCCATCTGACAGATGCCTTTTATATCGGCGGTACAAAAAACGGTGCACTGTTCGGAGAAGCACTGATCCTTTTAAATCCTGAATTAAAAAAAGAATTTCGATGGATCATGAAGCAGAGCGGTTCCATGCTGGCAAAAGGAAGATTGCTGGGCGTCCAATTTGAAGAATTCTTTAAGGACAATCTTTACTTCGAATTAGGGCAGCACGCCAACGATATGTCCAAACTGCTGAGAGACGGTATTGCGGCAAAAGGATATCGATTCCTTACGGATTCCCCAAGCAATCAAATTTTTCCGATCTTCCCAAATAAACTGGTCTCAGAACTGGAAGAAAAAATTTCCTTTGAAAAGGAATGCCCGGTGGGCGACAACGAATATTGCATTCGTTTTGTGACCTCTTGGGCTACACCAAAGGAAGATATCGAAAAAGTACTGGCTATGCTGTAAGTGAGAAGTCGTTAAAACTCAGCCGCAGCGGACAAAAAGGGGACAGACTCCGGTCTTAGTATTCGGAGTGTGTCCCTTTCTTTTGTTATTCATTATAGTACATATGAGTTCGGATGATCTTCCCCTTTCCCATGATACGTAATTTTGTAATATCACCGCTGTCACAGTTTATGACCAGCAGTTCGCCTGCGTTTAACTGACAGATCCTTTTATTGAAATAGATGGTGCAAAATCCCTCTGCGCAGAAAAAGCTCTGGCTCATTTTATGATATTCCTTCCAACTTTCTACAGGAATGGCTGTACCGGCTCCGGTCACTGTCATCACTTCGGCAAAACCCTGATTG
This region of Aminipila luticellarii genomic DNA includes:
- a CDS encoding M56 family metallopeptidase, whose product is MDFLIHMTMIFSVTTILILAIKLIFKNKFTPGWHVFIWVILMVRLASPMLPESDVSVFNFVPDWSETYADFIDHKTEQQISPGQEAIRPDQGNAETGLDENTAAASDGSSGTAGGADQKAFGESPESSWFRFGEKWILTLYWAGGAVLAAGLLLSYGRLLRRLKHLPLCRDAEVLGILNECQEQAGIGGKQILLKEGADSPILAGIFRPVIYISEKYEPEEIKHVFYHELCHYKGKDNIWNALAIAVLCFNWFNPLAWYAFKTFKYDLEVYCDYRAVRLTGERKAYAELLLKTVSANSPAFFVNGLESGEKEVSRRIKKLAYFKSPKLWGSIAGLLLIGILSVFCLTNASDISSKKQLISVCGPANEWGAYMLEVPLSWGKDYEEVIPEQPPYSENVVFHDKNGKQTVELTYKMLDLAENETTLPDSNVKSLSGSVDYEQKINQVIKQSGAYSGKADQIKVKKLEVDSSELWEAYQVKYWKASKLIRTEIYLIAGKYTRIVPVLCTENDKITGKELIQTALTLKKVEDPSQYRPKEKADMLTDAKTGIGVPGGAYDVSKLIQDYLQHYVDTKMPPDRAVKAFKIYSLKEITPAKDIPGIIDEGVISGESVPWHIIYPTARVYQVDYELIPEDKDKYADTAGGGFEMTKEGHKHYQKSYAVFYSYLAEGSYEAVFLGFLHESSLAEYGMDYSVLSRIDGYYEQEILPQVLEDARVQYVGDPSAVGKLLGLLPLHEYTNGMELQTKEEPYGITVNYKIGRAEPYDMEAGGALSAWPEKDGDLSGIYSKRAPSELNFYIERQLQKNTQYLFSGIDNVKSVNIICESPYLKHNYKLVYKDPYNEGSK
- a CDS encoding BlaI/MecI/CopY family transcriptional regulator, which gives rise to MRNSSMSISDSEWKIMKILWDSPHITLKEIAGKAGGSGWSYTTVRTLVNRLAEKGAIAADKSAANTFRYYPVAVEEECQMKEVKSLLRKVFDGSASMLVSALAKDSDLSEREREELRSIIDKMDK
- a CDS encoding CTP synthase; this translates as MNKKYIFVTGGVVSGLGKGITAASLGRLLKSRGLKVAAQKLDPYINVDPGTMSPYQHGEVFVTEDGAETDLDLGHYERFIDEDLNQFSNLTTGKVYWNVLTKERNGEYLGSTVQVIPHITNEIKSFIYKVGKTSQAEVIITEIGGTTGDIESQPFLEAIRQVSLEVGKENCLFIHVTLVPYIKSSGEHKSKPTQHSVKELRSLGISPDIIVMRADEPIDEGIRQKISLFCNVKPDCVIENITLPVLYQAPVMLEESNFSWIVCRELGINAGPCDMTEWNQMLERIEKRNRDVKIAIVGKYVKLHDAYLSVAEALCHAGYENGSRIQIKWVDSEEVTEKNVISQLGDAAGILVPGGFGDRGIEGKICAARYAREKDIPYLGICLGMQIAVIEFARHVLGIADAHSSEFLPEGKHSVIDFMPDQSGDIPKGGTMRLGAYPCRVKDHTILAQAYGKEIVQERHRHRYEFNNDYRDRFLKAGMEISGTSPDGRLVEAVELPGNLFHIGVQYHPEFKSRPNKAHPLFREFVKAALKIK
- a CDS encoding threonine aldolase family protein, with protein sequence MIFLRCDYSEGAHPQILEALVKTNMEQTVGYGEDPHCINAAQMIRKRIGREDADVHFFVGGTQTNFTSITAFLRPHEAVIAPARAHICVHETGAVEARGHKIVTVPTTDAKLDPDQIDETIRYHEDEHFVKPKMVFISDTTELGTLYKKSELQEIKKRCEKYGLYLYLDGARLASALTSPENDMTIEDIAHLTDAFYIGGTKNGALFGEALILLNPELKKEFRWIMKQSGSMLAKGRLLGVQFEEFFKDNLYFELGQHANDMSKLLRDGIAAKGYRFLTDSPSNQIFPIFPNKLVSELEEKISFEKECPVGDNEYCIRFVTSWATPKEDIEKVLAML